A single region of the Streptomyces sp. AM 4-1-1 genome encodes:
- a CDS encoding PucR family transcriptional regulator, with translation MPPTLASLVQHSALKLTVRAGAGRLDAPVRWAHASELADPVPYMEGGELLLVTAANLDAENTEAMRRYVRRLAGAGVVGLGFAVGVHHDDIPRALIDAADETGLPLLEVPRRTPFIAIAKAVSAAIAADQYRAVTAGFEAQRELTRAALMGDGPAELLTRLAAHVDGWAALYDSGGAVVAAAPDWAARRAARLTPEVGRLRERPAPASMVVGDTDDRVELQTLGTGRRARGALAVGTGAALGTAERYAVHSAVALLTLTTHRSRSLQGAEQRLGAAVLRMLLASQPDHARAVAGDLYGGLLDAPFRLLIAEAPPGATPTLALLAEAMESAAVRSGEAVLAVPEGDRLVVLAADGGAAVAACAAQAAAQDQRTPREPAAAEDGEIAVGLSAPAGPVTVAAAYKQAEQALSVARRRGRALVEHEELAAGSVLPLLADDAVRAFADGTLRALYEHDAKGRGDLVASLRAWLSRHGQWDAAAADLGVHRHTLRYRMRRVEEILGRSLDDPDARMELWLALKVTSAAGE, from the coding sequence ATGCCCCCCACTCTCGCCTCGCTCGTCCAGCACTCGGCGCTCAAGCTCACGGTCCGCGCGGGGGCCGGCCGGCTCGACGCCCCGGTGCGCTGGGCGCACGCCAGCGAGCTGGCCGACCCGGTCCCGTACATGGAGGGCGGGGAACTCCTCCTCGTCACCGCCGCCAACCTCGACGCCGAGAACACCGAGGCGATGCGGCGGTACGTGCGACGGCTGGCCGGGGCCGGTGTCGTCGGGCTCGGCTTCGCCGTCGGCGTGCACCACGACGACATACCGCGGGCCCTGATCGACGCCGCCGACGAGACCGGGCTGCCACTCCTCGAAGTACCCCGCCGCACCCCCTTCATCGCCATCGCCAAGGCCGTGTCGGCGGCCATCGCGGCCGACCAGTACCGGGCCGTCACCGCGGGCTTCGAGGCCCAGCGCGAGCTGACCCGGGCCGCCCTCATGGGCGACGGGCCGGCCGAACTCCTCACCCGGCTCGCCGCCCACGTCGACGGCTGGGCCGCGCTGTACGACTCCGGCGGCGCCGTGGTGGCCGCCGCACCCGACTGGGCCGCCCGCCGCGCGGCCCGCCTCACCCCGGAGGTCGGAAGGCTGCGGGAGCGGCCCGCCCCGGCCAGCATGGTCGTCGGCGACACCGACGACCGGGTCGAACTCCAGACCCTGGGCACCGGCCGCCGGGCCCGCGGCGCGCTGGCCGTGGGCACCGGGGCCGCGCTCGGCACGGCCGAGCGGTACGCCGTGCACTCGGCCGTCGCCCTGCTCACCCTCACCACGCACCGCTCGCGCTCGCTCCAGGGCGCCGAACAGCGGCTGGGCGCGGCGGTCCTGCGGATGCTCCTCGCCAGCCAGCCCGACCACGCGCGGGCGGTCGCCGGAGATCTGTACGGGGGGCTGCTCGACGCCCCCTTCCGGCTGCTGATCGCCGAGGCGCCGCCCGGCGCGACGCCGACGCTGGCGCTCCTCGCCGAGGCCATGGAGTCCGCGGCGGTCCGCTCGGGCGAGGCGGTCCTGGCGGTGCCCGAGGGCGACCGGCTCGTGGTGCTCGCCGCGGACGGCGGCGCCGCGGTCGCCGCCTGCGCCGCCCAGGCGGCGGCACAGGACCAGCGGACCCCGCGTGAGCCCGCGGCGGCCGAGGACGGTGAGATCGCCGTCGGCCTGTCAGCCCCGGCGGGCCCGGTCACCGTCGCCGCCGCCTACAAGCAGGCCGAACAGGCGCTCTCGGTCGCCCGCCGCAGGGGCAGGGCCCTGGTCGAGCACGAGGAACTGGCGGCCGGGTCGGTCCTGCCGCTCCTCGCTGACGACGCGGTACGGGCCTTCGCCGACGGCACGCTCCGGGCGCTGTACGAGCACGACGCGAAAGGCCGGGGCGATCTGGTCGCCTCGCTCCGCGCCTGGCTCTCCCGGCACGGCCAGTGGGACGCCGCCGCGGCCGATCTGGGCGTCCACCGGCACACCCTGCGCTACCGGATGCGCCGCGTGGAGGAGATCCTGGGCCGCTCCCTGGACGACCCGGACGCCCGGATGGAGCTGTGGCTGGCACTGAAGGTGACATCGGCCGCGGGGGAGTGA
- a CDS encoding aldehyde dehydrogenase family protein yields MTSTHSFWLAGRRADGPDSFDVTNPWDGRLVGTVSVPTEAQVEEAVAAAHAVREEFAATPAHVRVAALDHVVRRLAERTEEIAQLISAENGKPVKWARGEVGRAVSVFRFAAEEARRFNGGDAQRLDTDPGGTGRLGLTRRFPRGPVLGIAPFNFPLNLSAHKVAPAIAVGAPIILKPAPATPISSLILGELLAETDLPAGSWSVLTVPNDRMPALVQDDRLPVISFTGSAPVGYAIMDSVPRKHCTLELGGNGAAVVLGDYASEADLDWAATRIATFSNYQGGQSCISVQRVIADASVYDRLVPKIVAAVEALATGDPSDPATDVGPLVDEKAAERVEAWVDEAVQGGAVLLTGGGRDGATYAPTVLTDLPDGVTLAGEEVFGPVLSVRKVDGEAEAFAAVNASKYGLQAGVFTHDLQAAFRAHRALEVGGVIIGDVPSYRADQMPYGGAKQSGVGREGVRYAMDDYTYERVLVLTGLAL; encoded by the coding sequence ATGACCTCCACCCACTCCTTCTGGCTGGCCGGCCGCCGGGCCGACGGACCGGACAGCTTCGACGTCACCAACCCCTGGGACGGCCGACTCGTCGGTACCGTCAGCGTGCCGACCGAGGCGCAGGTCGAGGAGGCCGTCGCCGCCGCGCACGCCGTGCGCGAGGAGTTCGCCGCGACCCCCGCGCACGTCCGGGTCGCCGCCCTCGACCACGTCGTACGCCGGCTGGCGGAGCGCACCGAGGAGATCGCCCAGCTGATCTCCGCCGAGAACGGCAAGCCGGTCAAGTGGGCCCGCGGTGAGGTCGGCCGGGCCGTCTCCGTGTTCCGGTTCGCGGCCGAGGAAGCGCGTCGCTTCAACGGCGGCGACGCCCAGCGCCTGGACACCGACCCGGGCGGCACCGGCCGGCTCGGGCTGACCCGCCGCTTCCCGCGTGGCCCGGTCCTCGGCATCGCCCCCTTCAACTTCCCGCTCAACCTCAGCGCCCACAAGGTCGCCCCGGCCATCGCCGTCGGTGCCCCGATCATCCTGAAGCCCGCCCCCGCCACCCCGATCTCCTCGCTGATCCTCGGCGAGCTGCTGGCCGAGACCGACCTGCCCGCCGGGTCGTGGTCCGTGCTGACGGTCCCCAACGACCGGATGCCCGCCCTCGTCCAGGACGACCGGCTGCCCGTGATCTCGTTCACCGGCTCGGCGCCGGTCGGCTACGCGATCATGGACTCGGTGCCCCGGAAGCACTGCACCCTGGAGCTGGGCGGCAACGGCGCGGCGGTGGTCCTCGGCGACTACGCGTCCGAGGCCGACCTGGACTGGGCCGCGACCCGCATCGCCACCTTCTCCAACTACCAGGGCGGACAGTCCTGCATCTCCGTGCAGCGCGTCATCGCGGACGCCTCGGTGTACGACCGGCTCGTCCCGAAGATCGTCGCCGCCGTCGAGGCCCTGGCCACCGGCGACCCCTCGGACCCGGCCACCGACGTCGGCCCGCTGGTCGACGAGAAGGCGGCCGAACGCGTCGAGGCATGGGTCGACGAGGCCGTCCAGGGCGGCGCGGTACTCCTGACCGGCGGCGGCCGTGACGGTGCCACGTACGCCCCGACCGTGCTCACCGACCTCCCCGACGGCGTCACCCTGGCCGGCGAGGAGGTCTTCGGACCGGTCCTGTCGGTCCGGAAGGTGGACGGCGAGGCCGAGGCGTTCGCCGCGGTCAACGCCTCGAAGTACGGCCTCCAGGCGGGCGTCTTCACCCACGACCTTCAGGCCGCGTTCCGCGCCCACCGCGCCCTGGAGGTGGGCGGCGTGATCATCGGTGACGTCCCCTCGTACCGGGCGGACCAGATGCCGTACGGCGGTGCGAAGCAGTCCGGCGTCGGCCGCGAGGGCGTCCGCTACGCCATGGACGACTACACCTACGAGCGCGTACTGGTCCTCACCGGCCTCGCCCTCTGA